The DNA sequence TTCACTTTAAATATCCTATTGTCAGAACTTTTTTATGAATTGCACAACAAACTCTCAAAACTGAACAGAGATGTTGGTGATGGTATCAACGCTTAAATGAAGGCCGGCAAATCTTTTTCACATGCCGACCTTCCTCACTTAGAATTGAATTTTTGCCTGAAGCGTAATTGTGCGAGGCCGCATTACATTCGCTGTTCTAGACGGCGCTCCAAAACTTGAAAACGCAAGAGGCTGGTTAGCAGAATAGGTCACAATTGTCTCATTCTTGAGGTTTTTACCAAGAAGGAAAATACTCCATCCGTCATCAACATTTTCGATGCCAATTCGTGCATCAATGAGTTGATTAGACGGCTGAATCATACCACTATCCTGTGTGGCAGCTGGGTTAAAGCCACTTGTATGATTGATGTCCGCAGAAAGACTAAATTCTAGAGAATCTGAAATCATATCTCTATATTCTAAGCCAATATTTCCTTGGAATTTAGAATGGAATTGAGAGCGCAAACCTGAATAATCACATAACCCTGGGAAATCCCCTTCAGGGAGACCTTCTGGATTATCAAAAGAGCACTGTCCTGTGTGATAGTCCCCATATTTGAAATCATTATAGGCTGCTGCATAACGAGCTGTAATGGTTTCTGTCAGCGCAAGGCGGCCATCGACTTCAATCCCTTTTGAACTCGCGGTAGCCGCATTACCAACGTTAAATCCAAGTGTCCCATCATAAACTGACACTTGAAGATTTTCAAATGACTGATCATAGATCGCAAAATTGAGTTCGGCACGGCCATCCCAAAATCCAACCTTACCGCCAATTTCGTAGTTTTCAGCTTTTTCCGCCTCAAAATCAAAGGACTCTTCCATGGTATCATAATACCCTTGGTTATTCCCTCTAAAGTCAAAACCAGCTGATTTATACCCTATGGACCACGATGTATAAAGCAGCACATCATCGCTAGCATTCCATAATAATTTAACATCAGGACTAAACTTGCCCTCTGACAGCTCTCCGGCAACTTCATGTTCGATGACCTTAAAACCACCTGCATATACTAGATTGGCGATATTTCCAGCTGCTAGCTCTGACCCATCTGCATTTTGAACATCAAGCGTTCTTGCCCCTGTTTTTGATTCCTTCGTATAGCGACCACCAACCATCAACTGCACAGAATCAGAAAGCGTCCATGTTCCTTGGGCAAATACTGACCAACTATCTGTCTCAGTAGACGCCTCTCTGTGAGCACGTGTATCTGCTAAGAAAGCTCTAGCGCCACCCAAGGCAACCAGTAGCGAATCTGCTGTCACATTGATGTTATCATAAAAATCCAAATCACTTGTTTGATAAAACCCACCAATTACATAATCAAAATCTTCGCCCAACGGAGATTGGAAGCGAACTTCTTGGCTTAATTGATTATAGCGCTCATGCAGATCAAAACTAAAGATATCTACACTGGTAAAGTCGCAATCACATAATTCATCACTGCGGCTGTCTACATAGCCAGTTGTCGCCGTGAAAGTCCCTGCCTCTGTAGAATAAACTGCA is a window from the Temperatibacter marinus genome containing:
- a CDS encoding TonB-dependent receptor yields the protein MLNSRKKMLFMSGVSVALCMQASAVSAQDDDLIMLEEIVITAQKREQGLQDVPISISALTSKMMVEKGITDLVSMSSYTPNFKITQAGTANTIQMRGIYSGQNQGFEQSVGTYVDNIHTGRGPMSKAPFYDLERVEVLKGPQSILFGKNSIAGALNITTAAPTDEVEGFVAVDYEMEFSSKAITAVLSGPLSDTMRARVAVKYNDEGGYVYNDFLDKDLGNKDEFSIRGKLEWDVSDDLVVGLKVEHSEFDSDGKPYESVGQEPARAGSFAGSGLRFNQILGVLTGIYGLPGGENIDNQLNYVMSTGEEYDANSVNSYVLNAVYSTEAGTFTATTGYVDSRSDELCDCDFTSVDIFSFDLHERYNQLSQEVRFQSPLGEDFDYVIGGFYQTSDLDFYDNINVTADSLLVALGGARAFLADTRAHREASTETDSWSVFAQGTWTLSDSVQLMVGGRYTKESKTGARTLDVQNADGSELAAGNIANLVYAGGFKVIEHEVAGELSEGKFSPDVKLLWNASDDVLLYTSWSIGYKSAGFDFRGNNQGYYDTMEESFDFEAEKAENYEIGGKVGFWDGRAELNFAIYDQSFENLQVSVYDGTLGFNVGNAATASSKGIEVDGRLALTETITARYAAAYNDFKYGDYHTGQCSFDNPEGLPEGDFPGLCDYSGLRSQFHSKFQGNIGLEYRDMISDSLEFSLSADINHTSGFNPAATQDSGMIQPSNQLIDARIGIENVDDGWSIFLLGKNLKNETIVTYSANQPLAFSSFGAPSRTANVMRPRTITLQAKIQF